In the Populus trichocarpa isolate Nisqually-1 chromosome 1, P.trichocarpa_v4.1, whole genome shotgun sequence genome, AAGGTAAAAGAATATATGTTGCAAAAAAGCTACACTCCAAAGAACTAAAGTGGGCTGCTTCTCTTTCCTTACAGGACAGAGATTCACCCTGCAGTATGATGATGTTCAATCTAAGCAATTATGTAGAACAATCTAGATTTTGTATGGGAAGAAATTCTGAGAGATTATCTTTGAAATTTACCAAGCATCAAGATAACTTGTAGAAAGGTATTGCCGTTCATGCATTCAAACAGCAGTGCAAAGAAGATGAGAAGATGTTACCTTAGCCTGTGGGATTTATAGCGTTCTCGTATGTTAAGCCACTCGATAATTTGTAGCACTCGCCTCCAATTGCCCAATTTACCCAATATCTGGATAATCCTCAATACAGAATGATCTGTATATTTAACTCTAGCACTACGCATAGCCTTAGAGAACATCCACTCAGGCATATCAATATCAGCACCATTTAACCTGCCGAAATGAACTACTTCAACTTGGCATGATAAATGAAACATCAAAGATACAAAGAATGAGACTGGTTCAAATGAGGCATAGAAAAGATAGATGTACATATTTAATGTTAGAGAACTTGTGTGTTCACAAGGTTCTTAACAACTTGTTCCTCCATAATTTGTTTACTTTTATATGAACTGTCCTGCTTTTTGGAAAGAACAAACCAGGTAAGAAACCAGCGGCACCCCTTGCCCCCCAAGGCTAAGGCTGTCCCACCACAACAAAACTGCTTGGTGTGACTGTAATCTAAACATGGAGCGAGGAGAAGGGGCACATTAATCTCTGGACCACTTGATACAGTGGCAAATCAGATTCCAATGAATTCAAAAATCTATCAGGTATCAGTACACAAAGTTGGAAAAATAAACAGGGACGGACACATTGTATTGGAAATGCTTCTTTTGACATGAATCAGATTGCTTTGCTCTGTTACATGAAGACTGGTACAATTAATTACACAGCATagatcaaaatacaaaatagcTTAGCTACACAGAATTTGCACACACATGCCAATAAAATCTTAGTTATAATGAAAGGATAGTTAAAGTTCATTTGAgcttatgaagaaaaaaagagagaatataaaAGAGTATAGATTACACACCAGTTTCCTAGCTTCTGAATCTTCTCCTCTATTTTCCACATCGGAACTTTTGTCTTGCCGATAACATCATTGGATTGCTCAAAGCTTTTGAAGGCAGCCCTTTCCACTTCAAAATCCTCACCATAGCCCCTTTCAAGAAAAGCCTGATCACTTCTTCTTGATAATCTGTTTTTCTGCACATATCTCTTGTCAGTAATTTTATCAGCTTGACTACGATTCCTGACAAGTCCACCATTCATTTTGTTGACTCCAGAACCAATGTTCTCTTTTTCAAAAGCTTTCCCCTTTATTCCGAACATATCCAGGGAATCTTTAGCATGAGCAAGATTTTCTTTTAAGCCAATAGTTCTGTCAATGCTTTCAATATAACCTAATACCATAGGACTTCGTTGTGCAATTTGAGTCTTCATACTCTTGGTTTCATTGAAATCCTCCGAGTCTGAATTCATGCTGCTAGTATGATCCCTCAACCATCTTCCATCACTCGTTGCCCCTCCCATTTTCCTTCTAAAATCAGCATGCACACCACTTACTTTTCCACCCGCCTTATGATTGAACTCTCTAATTCTACCTCCTCTGTAATCAAGCTCAACATTAATTACATCTTCTTGACCAGAGCATCCATCACCATTGTCACCAAACTCATCACTTTCCATGACTCCAGACACCTTTTCTCGATTGTTAAACCTCCTCAAATCCACATTGCTTTCATGTCTTACTGATGATGGGGCATCACTCTCCTCTAAATCACCCTTCAATTTATAACTCCTATAATTGAGGTCCTCCAAGTCTGAATTCATGCTACTGGTTCTATTCCTCAACCATCGCTCATCACTTGTAGCTCCTCccattttctttcttgcatTAGCATGAACGTGACTTTCTTTGCCACCCACCTTATGATTGAACTCTCTAATTCTACCTCCTCTGTAATTAAGCTCTGCATTAACTACATCTTCTTGACCAGAGCATCCATCACCATTGTCACCAAACTCATCACTTTCCATGACTCCAGACACCTTTTCTTGATTGttaaacctcctcaaattcacACTGCTTTCATGTCTTACCGATGATGGGGCATCACTCTCCTCTAAATCACCCTTCAACTTATAACTCCTATAATTGAGGTCCTCCAAGTCTGAGTTCGAGCTCCTGGTGCCATTCCTCAACCATCGCTCATTACTTGTAGCTCCTCCCCTCTTCCTTCTTACATTAGCATGCGCATGACTTTCTTTGCCACCCACATTATGATTGAACTCTCTAATTCTTCCTCTTCTGTAATCAAGCTCCGCGTTAACTACATCTTCCTCACCACTGGGTCTATTAGCATTCTCGCCAAACTCATCACTTTCCATGACTTTGGACACCTTCACTCGATCCTTAAACCCCCTCAATTTTACACTCCTTTCATCTCTTTCCAACAATGGCGCATCATTCCCCTCCAAATCATCCTTCAACTTAGAACTATTTGACTTATGTACTTGGTTCTTTTCTCTTCCAGTCTTAACAGACTCCATAGCCTTCAAATACTCACCAAAAGATGGTTTAAATTCAAACTCTTTCTCAATAACCCCACCACTACCAACCAACCGATTATCAGACTCGTCTTTTTGCAATGCCTTAACTCTTAAACCAACAACTCTCATTGCTTTCCCACGCTTGCTCTTCAATGGAACACCAAAAATCGGAGGTCTCCAAGAATTCAAAGGCCCACATGAAGAATATGGTTTCCAGCTACAATTACAGTTTAAGTTCCCATTTCTTTCAAAACCAGATAAACCGTTTTGCCCATTTGTCATAATTATCACCTCCATATTATCAATTCACACCACAGTCTCACAAGCCAAGCAAACCTCTATCTTGGAGTCACTAAAAAAGATTCCCTAGCTTTGCCTATGATTGAAAAATTACATTATCATAATACAAAGTTGATCTTTTTCGATAATACACTGAAAATTGACCTTCAATAATCTGAATTtgtgaataaaaacaaaatataaccaAGAGAATTAGACAAGAATCCAATGCAACTTACAAAAGCTCCCAGGAGCAAAGAAGCATGAGAAGAATGCTCAAATACTATAAAGTCGAGAGttcttttttaaggttttgtttCACTCACTGTTTCAGTGCTTGTGGAAGAGACATAAAATGATGACAACCTTTTACAAGGAACTTATCGTGGTGGCACCAAAATCCAAACTAGCAGTTCTGCCTGTTTGCACAATAGAAGCCGATGTCTGTCATTTGGGCCTTTGGATTAATATAGGATGTTTATCTAAGGGCTAGTCAATTTATTGGACCCAAAGAGTAACCTGTCAAGTTCTCCTACTACTACTTgtaaaacccaaacaaaaaatcaagacaagACCCAGATTTTAAATTAGAAGAATCAACccaattgatctttttttttagccaaaaaatataaaaaacaacatcgttCGTTTAACTGATTGAAACTTGAGTTTTGATTGGGTCAAAATCTAGggttattaagttttttatttgatggtaaAAGTATTCTCAAACTAGCCTGTACATCAACAGAAACTATAACTTTTTCAAATGATGTTAAAAGTATATTCCTCGCATGGACTTAGAAGAGTTTAATTGGAGTGTTTGAGGACTGAGTGCTACATGTGTGCCCCAATTTATCCCAAGGAAATCACTGGCTTTTGACTTGGGCGAATGCACAGAGAAGTTTTACAAATGAGCAAcaacaatttacaaataatCCATAAGCACAGACAACAAGACCATCCATGTGGCCTTCCCTTTACATCTTTACGTCTTCCCTTTCCTGTCAAAAGTTCATCCTCCCAAGGAAACAAAAAACGGCATGGCTCAAGTTCATGAGCCATCTGCGTGGTCGTTATCATTGTCACCTTCATAATATTCATCGTCACGTTGGATTTGCTTGTCCTGGGTATGCTCTGAAATGAGAATTCATGATAAATTAGTAACAGGGAAAAACATCTagatgagaaaacaaaaaactcaaagGAGCAAAAAGTGCACTAGTGTGAGACACCAATGTGCTCCACCGTGTGTGCAGCCATCAGTGTGAGAGCACATAATTTTGAGTATTCCACTTACGATCCATGCGCTCATCAGGGTTTTGCTCATCTTCATCAAAATCGGGAATGAAGAAGTCAGGAGGTACCTGCAGATATGATTGTCATCGTCAACTAATTAATGACTTCCCATGCACAAATAGCTAGTTTAGTTTCCTTTAATCCTTTTGCAAAGCACTGCAGATTTGACTAATTGAATCTTTGATTGGTTAGCTTAGCTACTTAAAAAATACTTGCATCTAACTCACCTCTTGCATCTGTACACTTGGAGCATGTTGGATGCAACGAAGATTCTCTAGTACTTGCATTTTGATTGTGCTAAGATAAGATTTGCTATTTAAGTTCTCCTGCTCactcaaacaaaaaagaagaagaaatattagGAAGGCTGCAAGAATGCAGAAATCACAGGGAGTTTCAGTGCAGTTACATACCATGAGTCCACCAGGACTTTTCAATGAATAATCAGGggcaaaatatttaatatactcGTTTTCTGGAATCTCTGCAAGAAAATTGGATTACAATAAATTCAGGTGCTAGAAAAGAGTAATCTGAGCTAATGAATTATGATGTATAGTGGGAGAAGGGTTAACGATAAATGGCATGGAAAGGGTAGAAGATGAGGCCAACCATGATTAATGGCATGCATTAACCGAAAAATGCAAAATTGTATATaatatgcattaaaaaataaaagaaagcaaaCTTTCATAACATGATATTATTAATGACATGCCACTTCCCAACCCCAGAAACACTACATAACCTAAGAACTCCACATCAACTCACCACAGAACATCATGTAGTTATGTTTACAATTTCTTCACAGAGGGTGATATGTGAGAATTCATCTTCCATGCTcagtttttcctttcaattagaaaaaggaagTGATTATATTAGCATACCATTGGGCAGTTCTGTGTCTAAAAGAACTCCTGTTTCAACGGTCCAACATCGAGCAACATTCTCTTTTGTGTATCCCCCACCTCCTGTAACCTGCAGGGGAGTAACTTCTCGTGAGCTTTGACATTTCATAAGAGCAGACTACTAATAGGGATTGGAGCTAATAAGAACATACCAACAAGGGCAAGTTGAATTTCTTCACAAACCTAACACATTCTGCATGCCCTGCAACAAACATCACAATGCACACCAAATTAATACATCACCAACTGGCTTAAGACCATTCATGCAGCACCAACAACAGAACAAGCAAATAACTGCTCCGTGTTAGGACAAATGCacaagggaagaaaaagaaatgtaaCAATTACAATTAGATATGCACCATCAATGGAAAGATTGAAGCAGCCCAAGCGGTCCCCAGCCAACGAATCTGCTCCACATTGAAGAACTATTGCACCTGGCTGATAAGTTTCTACAACCTTGGAAATGATCTGCATGACAGATAATCAAGCAAATTATTATACTTCGCTACATGTTTTTGTGTCTGTGTGTGTGGGCGGGTTGAAATCTGAACTTACTGTTTTAAATAGTCGAGTGAAGCTAGTGTCATCGATTCCATCTTTCAGTGGAACATTTATAGCATaaaattttccttctctttctcctaGTTCCTTCAATAAGAACCATATCAGTATTTTATTCCAATTTCACTTGGTACAAGATTTGTATGGAACAAGAATGATATTTCAGAAACCAATAGATAAAAGGTTCATAGAAACCAGGGAAAATATTAGGAGGCAGCAGAATATTTCTGAGGTTGTTGCATCCCTGTTTCACTAAATATCAGGGCAGACAAACTGAATTTGAGTGGGAGAAACATAATGTTGcatcattcaaaagaaaagaagaaaaagataaagcCAGGAGTAGAGTAACCAGCAACGCTTTGTATGAAAACAGAATAAGgtaacaaacacaaaaatacaGTTGCTTTACATTAggaatataaaagaatgaaaaagcattaaataatcaCCTTAACATCACCAGTTCCAGGAAAGAACATATCTCCATACTTGTGAAAACTCACAGTCATCACCCTGTcaaatgataaacaaaaattttgtatttCTCATGGCTTTACCATTCCACTACCAGTCCAAATTCATAATAGAATATAAGCTTTCCCTACCTGTCAGTGAAATAAAAGGCTTCTTCAACACCATCACCATGATGAACGTCTATATCAATGTACAGAACACGAGCATGGTGTTTCAGAAGCTCCAAAATCCCCAAAACCAGGTCATTGATGTAACAAAAACCAGATGCCCCGCACTTTTTTGCATGATGTAATCCACCGGCCCAATTTATAGCAATGTCACACAGTTGATTGTTCAACCTATGTGCAGCATCTGTCAGAAAATGTCAGTCAGCATTTAAGGTTGAATGGTAAATAAAGCTAAATGGTCAAACCAAACA is a window encoding:
- the LOC7490754 gene encoding pentatricopeptide repeat-containing protein At1g30610, chloroplastic isoform X1, which encodes MEVIIMTNGQNGLSGFERNGNLNCNCSWKPYSSCGPLNSWRPPIFGVPLKSKRGKAMRVVGLRVKALQKDESDNRLVGSGGVIEKEFEFKPSFGEYLKAMESVKTGREKNQVHKSNSSKLKDDLEGNDAPLLERDERSVKLRGFKDRVKVSKVMESDEFGENANRPSGEEDVVNAELDYRRGRIREFNHNVGGKESHAHANVRRKRGGATSNERWLRNGTRSSNSDLEDLNYRSYKLKGDLEESDAPSSVRHESSVNLRRFNNQEKVSGVMESDEFGDNGDGCSGQEDVVNAELNYRGGRIREFNHKVGGKESHVHANARKKMGGATSDERWLRNRTSSMNSDLEDLNYRSYKLKGDLEESDAPSSVRHESNVDLRRFNNREKVSGVMESDEFGDNGDGCSGQEDVINVELDYRGGRIREFNHKAGGKVSGVHADFRRKMGGATSDGRWLRDHTSSMNSDSEDFNETKSMKTQIAQRSPMVLGYIESIDRTIGLKENLAHAKDSLDMFGIKGKAFEKENIGSGVNKMNGGLVRNRSQADKITDKRYVQKNRLSRRSDQAFLERGYGEDFEVERAAFKSFEQSNDVIGKTKVPMWKIEEKIQKLGNWLNGADIDMPEWMFSKAMRSARVKYTDHSVLRIIQILGKLGNWRRVLQIIEWLNIRERYKSHRLSHVYTTALHVLGKAKRPVEALNLFHAMQQEMCLYPDLVAYRSIAVTLGQAGYMKELFDVIDSMRSPPKKFKSGAPGKRDLGLEPDLVVYNAVLNACVRRKQWEGAFWVLQQMKEKGVQPSTATYGLVMEVMLACGKYNLVHEFFKKVQKSSIPNALVYKVLVNTFWREGKTEEAVLAVKDMERRGIVGSAALYYDLARCLCTSGRCQEALDLIEKICKVANKPLVVTYTGLVQACLDSGNIQNAVYIFNQMRNFCPPNLVTCNIMLKAYLEHGLFEEANELFNKMLDDGNHISRRSDYKFRVIPDIYTFNTMLDASIAENKWDDFEYVYQKMLRHGFHFNANRHLRMVLDASRAGKGEVLEITWKHLAQEDRIPPPPLVKERFCMMLEKEDFDSALACITTNSAGESQAFCKSAWLNLFEENAQRFRKDTLMRLMHEVRVLAAQSNSPNPVLQNLLISCSDYNRPRVKVPGFNQT
- the LOC7490754 gene encoding pentatricopeptide repeat-containing protein At1g30610, chloroplastic isoform X2: MEVIIMTNGQNGLSGFERNGNLNCNCSWKPYSSCGPLNSWRPPIFGVPLKSKRGKAMRVVGLRVKALQKDESDNRLVGSGGVIEKEFEFKPSFGEYLKAMESVKTGREKNQVHKSNSSKLKDDLEGNDAPLLERDERSVKLRGFKDRVKVSKVMESDEFGENANRPSGEEDVVNAELDYRRGRIREFNHNVGGKESHAHANVRRKRGGATSNERWLRNGTRSSNSDLEDLNYRSYKLKGDLEESDAPSSVRHESSVNLRRFNNREKVSGVMESDEFGDNGDGCSGQEDVINVELDYRGGRIREFNHKAGGKVSGVHADFRRKMGGATSDGRWLRDHTSSMNSDSEDFNETKSMKTQIAQRSPMVLGYIESIDRTIGLKENLAHAKDSLDMFGIKGKAFEKENIGSGVNKMNGGLVRNRSQADKITDKRYVQKNRLSRRSDQAFLERGYGEDFEVERAAFKSFEQSNDVIGKTKVPMWKIEEKIQKLGNWLNGADIDMPEWMFSKAMRSARVKYTDHSVLRIIQILGKLGNWRRVLQIIEWLNIRERYKSHRLSHVYTTALHVLGKAKRPVEALNLFHAMQQEMCLYPDLVAYRSIAVTLGQAGYMKELFDVIDSMRSPPKKFKSGAPGKRDLGLEPDLVVYNAVLNACVRRKQWEGAFWVLQQMKEKGVQPSTATYGLVMEVMLACGKYNLVHEFFKKVQKSSIPNALVYKVLVNTFWREGKTEEAVLAVKDMERRGIVGSAALYYDLARCLCTSGRCQEALDLIEKICKVANKPLVVTYTGLVQACLDSGNIQNAVYIFNQMRNFCPPNLVTCNIMLKAYLEHGLFEEANELFNKMLDDGNHISRRSDYKFRVIPDIYTFNTMLDASIAENKWDDFEYVYQKMLRHGFHFNANRHLRMVLDASRAGKGEVLEITWKHLAQEDRIPPPPLVKERFCMMLEKEDFDSALACITTNSAGESQAFCKSAWLNLFEENAQRFRKDTLMRLMHEVRVLAAQSNSPNPVLQNLLISCSDYNRPRVKVPGFNQT
- the LOC7490755 gene encoding histone deacetylase 9 isoform X2; amino-acid sequence: MKPHRLCMTHHLVLSYELHKKMEIYRPHKAYPVELAQFHSEDYVEFLHRITPDTQHLFAGELARYNLGEDCPVFENLFEFCQIYAGGTIDAAHRLNNQLCDIAINWAGGLHHAKKCGASGFCYINDLVLGILELLKHHARVLYIDIDVHHGDGVEEAFYFTDRVMTVSFHKYGDMFFPGTGDVKELGEREGKFYAINVPLKDGIDDTSFTRLFKTIISKVVETYQPGAIVLQCGADSLAGDRLGCFNLSIDGHAECVRFVKKFNLPLLVTGGGGYTKENVARCWTVETGVLLDTELPNEIPENEYIKYFAPDYSLKSPGGLMENLNSKSYLSTIKMQVLENLRCIQHAPSVQMQEVPPDFFIPDFDEDEQNPDERMDQHTQDKQIQRDDEYYEGDNDNDHADGS
- the LOC7490755 gene encoding histone deacetylase 9 isoform X1, with amino-acid sequence MRSKDRIAYFYDGDVGSVYFGPNHPMKPHRLCMTHHLVLSYELHKKMEIYRPHKAYPVELAQFHSEDYVEFLHRITPDTQHLFAGELARYNLGEDCPVFENLFEFCQIYAGGTIDAAHRLNNQLCDIAINWAGGLHHAKKCGASGFCYINDLVLGILELLKHHARVLYIDIDVHHGDGVEEAFYFTDRVMTVSFHKYGDMFFPGTGDVKELGEREGKFYAINVPLKDGIDDTSFTRLFKTIISKVVETYQPGAIVLQCGADSLAGDRLGCFNLSIDGHAECVRFVKKFNLPLLVTGGGGYTKENVARCWTVETGVLLDTELPNEIPENEYIKYFAPDYSLKSPGGLMENLNSKSYLSTIKMQVLENLRCIQHAPSVQMQEVPPDFFIPDFDEDEQNPDERMDQHTQDKQIQRDDEYYEGDNDNDHADGS